A window from Sebastes fasciatus isolate fSebFas1 chromosome 22, fSebFas1.pri, whole genome shotgun sequence encodes these proteins:
- the LOC141760266 gene encoding uncharacterized protein LOC141760266 — protein MPVISSLVSVHMRTHTSEKLYVCKTCGKRFDDKTSLKIHIRTHTGEKPFTCKTCGRAFRLNGELTVHMRTHTREKPYSCKKCWKKFSQTSALKTHMRTHTGERPYSCKTCGKDYISNDHLTVHMKTHTGEKPYSCKTCGKKFSRASTLKSHIIIHTGEKPYSCKTCGKHFGRKSNLMIHMKMHTGEKPFTCKTCGKGFKQSSEVKVHMRTHTGEKPYPCKTCGKDFGHKSSFLVHMRIHTGEKPFTCETCGKSFTQNSELKVHMRTHTGEKPYSCLTCGKKFSQTSSLKTHMRTHTDERTYSCKTCGKDFMCSGDLTIHMRTHTGEKPFTCKTCGKGFVGSSNLLVHM, from the coding sequence ATGCCAGTTATAAGCTCTCTGGTATCGGtacacatgagaacccacacaagTGAGAAGCTGTAcgtttgcaaaacatgtgggaaaagattcgATGACAAAACATCATTGAAGATTCATATTAGAACccatacaggtgagaagccattTACTTGTAAGACATGTGGGAGAGCTTTCAGACTGAATGGtgaattgacagtccacatgagaacccatacacgtgagaagccatattcttgcaaaaaatgttggaaaaaattcAGTCAGACGTCAGCATTGAAGACTCATATGAGAACCCACACTGGTGAGAGGCCATattcttgtaaaacatgtggaaaagattaCATAAGTAATGATCACTTGACAGTTCACATGAAAACCCATACAGGCGAGAAGccgtattcttgcaaaacatgtggaaaaaaattCAGTCGGGCTTCGACATTGAAGAGTCATATAATaatccacactggtgagaagccatattcttgcaaaacatgtggaaaacatTTTGGACGTAAAAGTAACTTAATGATCCACATGAAAAtgcacacaggtgagaagccgtttacttgtaaaacatgtggaaaaggttTCAAACAAAGTAGTGAAGTgaaagtccacatgagaactcatacaggtgagaagccatatccttgcaaaacatgtggaaaagatttcgGACATAAAAGTAGCTTtttggtccacatgagaatccacacaggtgagaagccgtttacttgtgaAACATGTGGGAAAAGTTTCACACAAAATAGTGAATTgaaagtccacatgagaacccatacaggtgagaagccgtattcTTGCCTaacatgtggaaaaaaattCAGTCAGACGTCATCATTGAAGACTCATATGAGAACCCACACTGATGAGAGGACATattcttgtaaaacatgtggaaaagatttcatGTGTAGTGGTGATTTGACAATCCACATGAGAAcgcacacaggtgagaagccgtttacttgtaaaacatgtggaaaaggttTCGTAGGTAGTAGTAACTTGTTGGTCCACATGTGA
- the LOC141761297 gene encoding uncharacterized protein LOC141761297 has translation MKLRAKIREEASMETQDQLEMQSRNHRKNIAKAEVTIHRTTNTGKQSFSCDTCGKTFTCMSSLKIHIRTHTGEKPYSCKTCGKAFRLNGQLAVHMRTHTGEKPFIYKTCGKRFGHVTSLKTHMGTHTGEKPFTCKTCGKNFIRNRELTVHMRVHTGEKPYSCKTCGTKFSQASSLRSHIRTHTGEKPYSCKTCGKDFGSNSNFLVHMRIHTGEKPFTCETCGKGFVCNGNLMVHMRRIHTGEKP, from the exons ATGAAGCTGAGAGCCAAGATCAGAGAGGAGGCGAGCAtggagactcaggatcaactagagatgcagagccggaatcacagaaaaaacatcgcaaaagcagaagtcaca ATTCACCGTACCACtaacacaggtaaacagtcttTCAGCTGTGACACATGTGGGAAAACATTCACTTGCATGTCATCATTGAAGATTCATATAAGaacccacactggtgagaagccatattcttgtaaaacatgtgggaaagcttTCAGACTGAATGGTCAATTGGCAGTCCATATGAGAACccatacaggtgagaagccgttcatttacaaaacatgtgggaaaagattcgGTCACGTAACATCATTGAAGACTCATAtgggaacccacacaggtgagaaaccgtttacttgtaaaacatgtgggaaaaatTTCATCCGTAATAGagaattgacagtccacatgagagtccatacaggcgagaagccgtattcttgcaaaacatgtggtaCGAAATTCAGTCAGGCTTCATCATTGAGGAGTCATATAAGaacccacactggtgagaagccatattcttgcaaaacatgtggaaaagattttgGTAGTAACAGTAACTtcttggtccacatgagaatccacacaggtgagaagccgtttacttgtgaAACATGTGGGAAAGGTTTTGTATGTAATGGTaacttgatggtccacatgagaagaatccacactggtgagaagccgtaa
- the LOC141760279 gene encoding uncharacterized protein LOC141760279, which translates to MRTHTGEKPYSCKTCGKHFGSKSNLMIHMKMHTGEKPYSCKTCGKKFSRASTLKSHIIIHTGEKPYPCKTCGKDFRHKSSFLVHMRIHTGEKPFTCETCGESFTQNSEVKIHMRTHTGEKLYPCKTCGKDFGHKSSFLVHMRTHTGEKPYSCKTCGKAFRQSNNLTVHMRTHTDEKPYSCKTCEKDFKQNRDLTVHMRTHTGEKPFTCKECGKAFGRNGNLMVHMRTFHPGEKP; encoded by the coding sequence ATGAGaacccacactggtgagaagccatattcttgcaaaacatgtggaaaacatTTTGGAAGTAAAAGTAACTTAATGATCCACATGAAAATGCACACAGGCGAGAAGccgtattcttgcaaaacatgtggaaaaaaattCAGTCGGGCTTCGACATTGAAGAGTCATATAATaatccacactggtgagaagccatatccttgcaaaacatgtggaaaagatttcagACATAAAAGTAGCTTtttggtccacatgagaatccacacaggtgagaagccgtttacttgtgaAACATGTGGGGAAAGTTTCACACAAAATAGTGAAGTGAAAAtccacatgagaactcatacaGGTGAGAAGCTATAtccttgcaaaacatgtggaaaagatttcgGACATAAAAGTAGCTTtttggtccacatgagaacccacacaggtgagaagccgtattcttgtaaaacatgtgggaaagcttTCAGACAGAGTAATAacttgacagtccacatgagaacccacacagatGAGAAGCCGTattcttgtaaaacatgtgagaAAGATTTCAAACAAAATAGAGatttgacagtccacatgagaactcatacaggtgagaagccgtttacttgtaaagaATGTGGAAAAGCTTTCGGACGTAATGGTaacttgatggtccacatgagaacatTCCAcccaggtgagaagccgtaa
- the LOC141760262 gene encoding uncharacterized protein LOC141760262 — MSSVESLREFVNERLTAAAEEIFRVLEKTIVEQEEEIDRQRRLLDIVLKPEIKLHRRELPQQHVCKEEEVPVDQQLCIQERNSSLDQEDPDPPQIKDEQEELCTSQEGEQLVLKQETDSFMLTPTHEEADNSEVQTLYLNAAEKESVVNMPVITSVVSVANSDHQLFSHISHEAESQDQRGGEHGDSGSTRDAEPKSQKKHRKSRSHNNNVKNSNLLEIHRTTNTGEKPFTCKTCGKDFKQNRDLTVHMRTHTGEKPYSCKTCGKDFGSNSNFLVHMRTHTGEKPYSCKTCGTKFSQASSLRSHIRTHTGEKPYSCKTCGKDFGSNNNFLVHMRTHTGEKPYSCKTCGKDFMRNVELTVHMRTHTGEKPYSCKTCGKKYIRKSTLKSHIRTHTGERPYSCKTCGKAFGRNSSLLVHMRVHTGEKPYSCKTCGKAFRLNGKLTVHMRTHTGEKPFTCKTCGKDFGCSSNLKVHMRRIHTGEKP; from the exons ATGTCTTCAGTTGAGTCTTTGAGAGAGTTTGTTAACGagcgactaactgctgctgctgaagaaatattcagagttttagagaaaactatcgtcgagcaggaggaagagatcgATCGTCAGCGCAGACTGTTGGATATCGTGTTGAAACCCGAGAtcaagttacacaggagag agctcccacagcaacatgtctgtaaggaggaggaggttcccgttgaccagcagctctgtattcaggagaggaactccagtctggaccaagaggacccagatcctccacagattaaagatgaacaggaggaactctgcaccagtcaggagggagagcagcttgtactgaagcaggagactgattcctttatgttgactcctaCTCATGAGGAAGCTGACAACAGTGAAGTTCAGACTCTTTACTTGaatgctgcagagaaagagTCTGTTGTCAACATGCCAGTTATAACCTCTGTGGTATCTGTAGCAAACAGTGACCACCAGCTCTTCTCTCACATCTCTCATGAAGCTGAGAGCCAAGATCAGAGAGGAGGCGAGCAtggagactcaggatcaactagagatgcagagccgaaatcacagaaaaaacatCGCAAGAGCAGAAGtcacaataacaatgtaaagaaCTCTAACTTGTTAGAGATTCACCGTACCACtaacacag gtgagaagccgtttacttgtaaaacatgtgggaaagatttcaaaCAAAATAGAGatttgacagtccacatgagaactcacacaggcgagaagccatattcttgcaaaacatgtggaaaagattttgGTAGTAACAGTAACTtcttggtccacatgagaacccacacaggcgagaagccatattcttgcaaaacatgtggtaCGAAATTCAGTCAGGCTTCATCATTGAGGAGTCATataagaacccacacaggtgagaagccatattcttgcaaaacatgtggaaaagattttgGTAGTAACAATAACTtcttggtccacatgagaactcacacaggcgagaagccatattcttgcaaaacatgtggaaaagatttcatGCGTAATGTtgaattgacagtccacatgagaactcatacaggtgagaagccatattcttgcaaaacatgcggaaaaaaatatattcggAAATCAACATTGAAGAGTCATATAAGAACCCACACTGGTGAAaggccatattcttgcaaaacatgtggaaaagcttTCGGACGTAATAGTAGCTTGTTGGTCCACATGAGagtccacacaggtgagaagccatattcttgcaaaacatgtggaaaagctttcagactgaatggaaaattgacagtccacatgagaacccacacaggtgagaagccgtttacttgtaaaacatgtgggaaagatttcggaTGTAGTAGTAACTTGAAggtccacatgagaagaatccacactggtgagaagccgtaa